In the genome of Populus alba chromosome 11, ASM523922v2, whole genome shotgun sequence, one region contains:
- the LOC118047527 gene encoding transcription factor MYB74: protein MGKSPSCDKNGLKKGPWTAEEDQKLTTYIQKHGHGRWRILPKNAGLKRCGKSCRLRWTNYLRPDIKRGKFSHEEEETIIQLHGILGNKWSTIATRLPGRTDNEIKNYWNTHIKKRLLMMGIDPATHQPRLDLLQDCSALSSCLHSSSQLSIPSLLGIGPILNPNLLNLATSFLSCQGNISQDVSQRHFQETHRRNNQVNDQFQCLQPNELQNQQAQACTNTSGAQSLNETQISEANLEQLISSDPTNFSCQDSLQSSWHTIEETPNVSGSLMSNYVYHDCNNKPIINDISFETLPSLSFGSLLSMPSYNTTPLHSSSTTYVNVSDEDEKNIYCSDMLSFDIPSCLDGNRLV from the exons ATGGGAAAATCTCCTTCTTGTGACAAAAATGGACTCAAGAAAGGTCCATGGACTGCAGAGGAAGATCAAAAATTGACCACTTACATTCAGAAACATGGGCATGGAAGATGGCGAATCCTACCCAAAAACGCAG GACTCAAAAGATGTGGAAAGAGTTGCCGTCTCCGGTGGACTAATTACCTGAGACCTGACATCAAGAGAGGAAAATTCTCgcatgaagaagaagagacaaTAATTCAACTGCATGGTATTTTGGGAAATAA GTGGTCTACAATTGCTACTCGCTTGCCCGGAAGAACTGATAATGAAATCAAAAACTACTGGAACACCCACATCAAGAAAAGGCTATTGATGATGGGGATTGATCCTGCAACTCACCAGCCACGCCTCGATCTTCTTCAAGACTGCTCCGCTCTCAGTTCGTGCCTCCACAGCTCATCCCAGCTTAGTATTCCAAGTTTGCTTGGCATCGGACCCATTTTGAACCCAAATCTCTTAAATCTAGCCACTTCCTTCTTGTCTTGCCAAGGCAATATCAGCCAAGATGTTAGTCAAAGACATTTTCAAGAAACCCATCGTAGAAATAACCAAGTCAATGATCAATTTCAATGCTTACAGCCAAACGAGCTCCAAAACCAACAAGCCCAAGCTTGCACGAACACATCGGGTGCTCAATCTCTAAATGAAACCCAGATTAGTGAAGCCAATTTGGAGCAACTTATTTCTAGTGATCCCACCAACTTTAGCTGCCAAGATTCTTTACAAAGTTCGTGGCATACCATTGAAGAGACTCCCAACGTTAGTGGAAGTTTGATGTCAAACTATGTTTACCATGACTGTAATAATAAACCCATCATCAACGATATTTCCTTTGAGACACTACCAAGTCTGAGTTTTGGTTCGCTTCTATCTATGCCTTCATACAACACAACTCCCTTGCATTCTTCATCGACAACTTATGTCAATGTTAGCGATGAAGACGAAAAGAATATTTATTGCAGTGATATGTTGTCTTTTGATATCCCCAGTTGCTTGGATGGCAACAGGCTTGTATGA
- the LOC118047526 gene encoding ubiquitin carboxyl-terminal hydrolase 14 isoform X2, whose product MELLRSNLSRVRIPEPTNRIYKHECCVSFETPRSEGGLFVDMTTFLAFGKDYVDWNYEKTGNPVYLHIKQTRKVVPEDRPSKKPTLLAIGVEGGFDNNEPQYEETHNIVILPDYVTFPFPSVELPEKVRLAVDAIIMAEGAERKEQLAAWTADKKQVSAYAMNLPQIDNGVIVPPSGWKCVKCDKKDNLWLNLTDGMILCGRKNFDGTGGNNHAIEHYKETSYPLAVKLGTITSDLEAADVFSYPEDDSVVDPLLAQHLAFFGIDFSALQKTEMTTAERELDQNTNFDWNRIQESGQDSKLIHGPGYTGLANLGNSCYMAATMQVVFSTRSFNSRYYTNQSLKMAFEMAPADPTVDLNMQLTKLAHGMLSGKYSVPAPEDDEENAAISTTNKQEGIPPRMFKAVIAASHPEFSSMRQQDALEFFLHFLDQVERVNGGSSALDPSRSFKFGIEERILCPSGKVGFNKRLDYILSLNIPLHEATNKEELEAFHKLKAEKISEGKDVSSDEIVRPRVPLAACLANYSAPEEIQDYYSTALKAKTTALKTAGLTSFPDYLVLHMRKFVLEEGWVPKKLDVYIDVPDIIDISYMRSKGLQPGEELLPDGVPEAEVESNNPVANEDIVAQLVSMGFNHLPCQKAAINTSNVGVEEAMNWLLAHMDDPDIDVPVSQGAHGNEVDQSKVDTLLSFGFQEEIARKALKASGGDIEKATDWIFNNPDASVSSDMDTSTSSSKPTSDDTELPDGRGRYGLFGIVSHMGTSTHCGHYVAHVLKDGRWVIFNDNKVAASINPPKDMGYLYFFERLDS is encoded by the exons AGGTCTGAAGGCGGGTTGTTTGTCGACATGACCACATTTCTTGCTTTTGGGAAAGATTATGTGGATTGGAATTATGAGAAGACTGGAAACCCTGTTTATTTACACATAAAGCAAACCAGGAAGGTGGTCCCTGAAGATCGGCCTTCCAAGAAACCAACTCTTTTGGCTATAG GTGTTGAAGGGGGATTTGACAACAATGAACCTCAATATGAAGAAACTCACAATATAGTTATATTACCTGATTATGTTACTTTTCCATTCCCTTCAGTGGAGTTGCCAGAGAAG GTAAGGTTGGCTGTTGATGCTATCATAATGGCTGAAGGTGCAGAGAGGAAAGAGCAACTCGCTGCCTGGACAGCTGATAAGAAGCAAGTTAGTGCATATGCAATGAATCTACCACAGATTGACAATGGTGTTATTGTCCCACCATCTGGATGGAAATGTGTCAAGTGTGACAAAAAAGATAATTTGTGGCTAAATCTTACTGATGGAATGATTCTTTGTGGTCGAAAGAATTTTGATGGAACTGGAGGCAACAACCACGCCATTGAACATTACAAGGAGACAAGCTACCCTCTTGCTGTGAAGCTTGGGACAATAACCTCTGATCTTGAAGCAGCAG ATGTTTTCTCATATCCAGAGGATGATAGTGTTGTGGACCCGCTTTTAGCACAACATTTGGCATTTTTCGGCATTGATTTTTCTGCCTTACAAAAG ACTGAAATGACTACTGCTGAGAGGGAACTTGACCAGAATACCAACTTTGATTGGAACCGAATTCAGGAAAGTGGACAGGATTCGAAACTCATTCATGGACCTGGTTATACAGGACTTGCGAATCTTGGAAACAG CTGCTACATGGCAGCAACGATGCAAGTTGTGTTCTCAACACGTTCCTTCAATTCACG ATACTACACTAACCAAAGCTTAAAAATGGCATTTGAGATGGCTCCTGCTGATCCAACTGTAGACTTAAATATGCAGCT TACAAAGCTGGCACATGGTATGCTGTCCGGCAAATACTCGGTTCCAGCACCCGAG GATGATGAAGAGAATGCTGCTATCTCAACAACCAAC AAACAGGAAGGTATACCCCCTCGTATGTTCAAAGCAGTTATTGCTGCCAGCCATCCTGAGTTTTCTTCCATGAGGCAACAG GATGCATTGGAATTCTTCCTACACTTTCTTGATCAAGTTGAACGTGTTAATGGCGGGAGTTCTGCGTTGGATCCTTCAAGGAGTTTCAAGTTTGGAATTGAAGAACGTATCCTGTGTCCATCTGGAAAAGTTGGGTTCAATAAAAGGCTTGACTATATTCTCTCTTTGAATATTCCCCTACATGAAGCTACCAATAAag AAGAACTAGAAGCCTTCCACAAATTGAAAGCAGAAAAGATTTCTGAAGGAAAGGATGT GTCCAGTGATGAAATTGTGCGTCCAAGGGTTCCCCTAGCAGCATGCCTTGCTAATTATTCAGCTCCAGAGGAGATACAAGATTACTATAGCACTGCCTTGAAGGCTAAGACAACAGCACTGAA GACTGCTGGTCTAACTTCATTCCCTGATTATTTGGTGTTGCACATGCGAAAATTTGTATTGGAGGAAGGCTGGGTGCCAAAAAAGCTTG ATGTCTACATAGATGTTCCTGATATCATAGATATCAGCTACATGCGAAGCAAAGGCCTTCAACCAGGGGAGGAGTTGTTACCAGATGGGG TCCCTGAGGCAGAGGTGGAATCAAATAACCCTGTGGCCAATGAGGATATTGTTGCCCAGCTTGTCTCAATGGGGTTCAATCATCTGCCTTGCCAGAAAGCTGCTATAAATACCTCAAATGTTGGAGTAGAAGAGGCTATGAATTGGTTGCTTGCTCACATGGATGACCCAG ATATAGATGTTCCTGTTTCCCAAGGGGCACATGGTAATGAAGTTGATCAATCGAAAGTTGATACTCTACTATCATTTGGTTTTCAAGAAGAAATTGCTCGAAAGGCACTTAAGGCATCG GGTGGTGACATTGAGAAAGCTACAGATTGGATATTCAACAATCCTGATGCTTCTGTTTCATCTGACATGGACACCTCCACATCAAGCTCTAAACCTACTTCTGATGACACTGAATTACCAGATGGAAGAGGGA GATACGGGCTTTTTGGGATAGTGAGCCACATGGGAACCTCTACCCACTGTGGACATTATGTTGCTCACGTCCTGAAAGATGGCAGATGGGTAATCTTCAACGACAACAAGGTTGCGGCCTCCATAAACCCCCCCAAGGACATGGGGTATTTGTACTTCTTTGAGAGGCTTGACAGCTGA
- the LOC118047526 gene encoding ubiquitin carboxyl-terminal hydrolase 14 isoform X3 — MELLRSNLSRVRIPEPTNRIYKHECCVSFETPRSEGGLFVDMTTFLAFGKDYVDWNYEKTGNPVYLHIKQTRKVVPEDRPSKKPTLLAIGVEGGFDNNEPQYEETHNIVILPDYVTFPFPSVELPEKVRLAVDAIIMAEGAERKEQLAAWTADKKQVSAYAMNLPQIDNGVIVPPSGWKCVKCDKKDNLWLNLTDGMILCGRKNFDGTGGNNHAIEHYKETSYPLAVKLGTITSDLEAADVFSYPEDDSVVDPLLAQHLAFFGIDFSALQKTEMTTAERELDQNTNFDWNRIQESGQDSKLIHGPGYTGLANLGNSCYMAATMQVVFSTRSFNSRYYTNQSLKMAFEMAPADPTVDLNMQLTKLAHGMLSGKYSVPAPEKDDEENAAISTTNKQEGIPPRMFKAVIAASHPEFSSMRQQDALEFFLHFLDQVERVNGGSSALDPSRSFKFGIEERILCPSGKVGFNKRLDYILSLNIPLHEATNKEELEAFHKLKAEKISEGKDVDEIVRPRVPLAACLANYSAPEEIQDYYSTALKAKTTALKTAGLTSFPDYLVLHMRKFVLEEGWVPKKLDVYIDVPDIIDISYMRSKGLQPGEELLPDGVPEAEVESNNPVANEDIVAQLVSMGFNHLPCQKAAINTSNVGVEEAMNWLLAHMDDPDIDVPVSQGAHGNEVDQSKVDTLLSFGFQEEIARKALKASGGDIEKATDWIFNNPDASVSSDMDTSTSSSKPTSDDTELPDGRGRYGLFGIVSHMGTSTHCGHYVAHVLKDGRWVIFNDNKVAASINPPKDMGYLYFFERLDS; from the exons AGGTCTGAAGGCGGGTTGTTTGTCGACATGACCACATTTCTTGCTTTTGGGAAAGATTATGTGGATTGGAATTATGAGAAGACTGGAAACCCTGTTTATTTACACATAAAGCAAACCAGGAAGGTGGTCCCTGAAGATCGGCCTTCCAAGAAACCAACTCTTTTGGCTATAG GTGTTGAAGGGGGATTTGACAACAATGAACCTCAATATGAAGAAACTCACAATATAGTTATATTACCTGATTATGTTACTTTTCCATTCCCTTCAGTGGAGTTGCCAGAGAAG GTAAGGTTGGCTGTTGATGCTATCATAATGGCTGAAGGTGCAGAGAGGAAAGAGCAACTCGCTGCCTGGACAGCTGATAAGAAGCAAGTTAGTGCATATGCAATGAATCTACCACAGATTGACAATGGTGTTATTGTCCCACCATCTGGATGGAAATGTGTCAAGTGTGACAAAAAAGATAATTTGTGGCTAAATCTTACTGATGGAATGATTCTTTGTGGTCGAAAGAATTTTGATGGAACTGGAGGCAACAACCACGCCATTGAACATTACAAGGAGACAAGCTACCCTCTTGCTGTGAAGCTTGGGACAATAACCTCTGATCTTGAAGCAGCAG ATGTTTTCTCATATCCAGAGGATGATAGTGTTGTGGACCCGCTTTTAGCACAACATTTGGCATTTTTCGGCATTGATTTTTCTGCCTTACAAAAG ACTGAAATGACTACTGCTGAGAGGGAACTTGACCAGAATACCAACTTTGATTGGAACCGAATTCAGGAAAGTGGACAGGATTCGAAACTCATTCATGGACCTGGTTATACAGGACTTGCGAATCTTGGAAACAG CTGCTACATGGCAGCAACGATGCAAGTTGTGTTCTCAACACGTTCCTTCAATTCACG ATACTACACTAACCAAAGCTTAAAAATGGCATTTGAGATGGCTCCTGCTGATCCAACTGTAGACTTAAATATGCAGCT TACAAAGCTGGCACATGGTATGCTGTCCGGCAAATACTCGGTTCCAGCACCCGAG AAGGATGATGAAGAGAATGCTGCTATCTCAACAACCAAC AAACAGGAAGGTATACCCCCTCGTATGTTCAAAGCAGTTATTGCTGCCAGCCATCCTGAGTTTTCTTCCATGAGGCAACAG GATGCATTGGAATTCTTCCTACACTTTCTTGATCAAGTTGAACGTGTTAATGGCGGGAGTTCTGCGTTGGATCCTTCAAGGAGTTTCAAGTTTGGAATTGAAGAACGTATCCTGTGTCCATCTGGAAAAGTTGGGTTCAATAAAAGGCTTGACTATATTCTCTCTTTGAATATTCCCCTACATGAAGCTACCAATAAag AAGAACTAGAAGCCTTCCACAAATTGAAAGCAGAAAAGATTTCTGAAGGAAAGGATGT TGATGAAATTGTGCGTCCAAGGGTTCCCCTAGCAGCATGCCTTGCTAATTATTCAGCTCCAGAGGAGATACAAGATTACTATAGCACTGCCTTGAAGGCTAAGACAACAGCACTGAA GACTGCTGGTCTAACTTCATTCCCTGATTATTTGGTGTTGCACATGCGAAAATTTGTATTGGAGGAAGGCTGGGTGCCAAAAAAGCTTG ATGTCTACATAGATGTTCCTGATATCATAGATATCAGCTACATGCGAAGCAAAGGCCTTCAACCAGGGGAGGAGTTGTTACCAGATGGGG TCCCTGAGGCAGAGGTGGAATCAAATAACCCTGTGGCCAATGAGGATATTGTTGCCCAGCTTGTCTCAATGGGGTTCAATCATCTGCCTTGCCAGAAAGCTGCTATAAATACCTCAAATGTTGGAGTAGAAGAGGCTATGAATTGGTTGCTTGCTCACATGGATGACCCAG ATATAGATGTTCCTGTTTCCCAAGGGGCACATGGTAATGAAGTTGATCAATCGAAAGTTGATACTCTACTATCATTTGGTTTTCAAGAAGAAATTGCTCGAAAGGCACTTAAGGCATCG GGTGGTGACATTGAGAAAGCTACAGATTGGATATTCAACAATCCTGATGCTTCTGTTTCATCTGACATGGACACCTCCACATCAAGCTCTAAACCTACTTCTGATGACACTGAATTACCAGATGGAAGAGGGA GATACGGGCTTTTTGGGATAGTGAGCCACATGGGAACCTCTACCCACTGTGGACATTATGTTGCTCACGTCCTGAAAGATGGCAGATGGGTAATCTTCAACGACAACAAGGTTGCGGCCTCCATAAACCCCCCCAAGGACATGGGGTATTTGTACTTCTTTGAGAGGCTTGACAGCTGA
- the LOC118047526 gene encoding ubiquitin carboxyl-terminal hydrolase 14 isoform X1, whose translation MELLRSNLSRVRIPEPTNRIYKHECCVSFETPRSEGGLFVDMTTFLAFGKDYVDWNYEKTGNPVYLHIKQTRKVVPEDRPSKKPTLLAIGVEGGFDNNEPQYEETHNIVILPDYVTFPFPSVELPEKVRLAVDAIIMAEGAERKEQLAAWTADKKQVSAYAMNLPQIDNGVIVPPSGWKCVKCDKKDNLWLNLTDGMILCGRKNFDGTGGNNHAIEHYKETSYPLAVKLGTITSDLEAADVFSYPEDDSVVDPLLAQHLAFFGIDFSALQKTEMTTAERELDQNTNFDWNRIQESGQDSKLIHGPGYTGLANLGNSCYMAATMQVVFSTRSFNSRYYTNQSLKMAFEMAPADPTVDLNMQLTKLAHGMLSGKYSVPAPEKDDEENAAISTTNKQEGIPPRMFKAVIAASHPEFSSMRQQDALEFFLHFLDQVERVNGGSSALDPSRSFKFGIEERILCPSGKVGFNKRLDYILSLNIPLHEATNKEELEAFHKLKAEKISEGKDVSSDEIVRPRVPLAACLANYSAPEEIQDYYSTALKAKTTALKTAGLTSFPDYLVLHMRKFVLEEGWVPKKLDVYIDVPDIIDISYMRSKGLQPGEELLPDGVPEAEVESNNPVANEDIVAQLVSMGFNHLPCQKAAINTSNVGVEEAMNWLLAHMDDPDIDVPVSQGAHGNEVDQSKVDTLLSFGFQEEIARKALKASGGDIEKATDWIFNNPDASVSSDMDTSTSSSKPTSDDTELPDGRGRYGLFGIVSHMGTSTHCGHYVAHVLKDGRWVIFNDNKVAASINPPKDMGYLYFFERLDS comes from the exons AGGTCTGAAGGCGGGTTGTTTGTCGACATGACCACATTTCTTGCTTTTGGGAAAGATTATGTGGATTGGAATTATGAGAAGACTGGAAACCCTGTTTATTTACACATAAAGCAAACCAGGAAGGTGGTCCCTGAAGATCGGCCTTCCAAGAAACCAACTCTTTTGGCTATAG GTGTTGAAGGGGGATTTGACAACAATGAACCTCAATATGAAGAAACTCACAATATAGTTATATTACCTGATTATGTTACTTTTCCATTCCCTTCAGTGGAGTTGCCAGAGAAG GTAAGGTTGGCTGTTGATGCTATCATAATGGCTGAAGGTGCAGAGAGGAAAGAGCAACTCGCTGCCTGGACAGCTGATAAGAAGCAAGTTAGTGCATATGCAATGAATCTACCACAGATTGACAATGGTGTTATTGTCCCACCATCTGGATGGAAATGTGTCAAGTGTGACAAAAAAGATAATTTGTGGCTAAATCTTACTGATGGAATGATTCTTTGTGGTCGAAAGAATTTTGATGGAACTGGAGGCAACAACCACGCCATTGAACATTACAAGGAGACAAGCTACCCTCTTGCTGTGAAGCTTGGGACAATAACCTCTGATCTTGAAGCAGCAG ATGTTTTCTCATATCCAGAGGATGATAGTGTTGTGGACCCGCTTTTAGCACAACATTTGGCATTTTTCGGCATTGATTTTTCTGCCTTACAAAAG ACTGAAATGACTACTGCTGAGAGGGAACTTGACCAGAATACCAACTTTGATTGGAACCGAATTCAGGAAAGTGGACAGGATTCGAAACTCATTCATGGACCTGGTTATACAGGACTTGCGAATCTTGGAAACAG CTGCTACATGGCAGCAACGATGCAAGTTGTGTTCTCAACACGTTCCTTCAATTCACG ATACTACACTAACCAAAGCTTAAAAATGGCATTTGAGATGGCTCCTGCTGATCCAACTGTAGACTTAAATATGCAGCT TACAAAGCTGGCACATGGTATGCTGTCCGGCAAATACTCGGTTCCAGCACCCGAG AAGGATGATGAAGAGAATGCTGCTATCTCAACAACCAAC AAACAGGAAGGTATACCCCCTCGTATGTTCAAAGCAGTTATTGCTGCCAGCCATCCTGAGTTTTCTTCCATGAGGCAACAG GATGCATTGGAATTCTTCCTACACTTTCTTGATCAAGTTGAACGTGTTAATGGCGGGAGTTCTGCGTTGGATCCTTCAAGGAGTTTCAAGTTTGGAATTGAAGAACGTATCCTGTGTCCATCTGGAAAAGTTGGGTTCAATAAAAGGCTTGACTATATTCTCTCTTTGAATATTCCCCTACATGAAGCTACCAATAAag AAGAACTAGAAGCCTTCCACAAATTGAAAGCAGAAAAGATTTCTGAAGGAAAGGATGT GTCCAGTGATGAAATTGTGCGTCCAAGGGTTCCCCTAGCAGCATGCCTTGCTAATTATTCAGCTCCAGAGGAGATACAAGATTACTATAGCACTGCCTTGAAGGCTAAGACAACAGCACTGAA GACTGCTGGTCTAACTTCATTCCCTGATTATTTGGTGTTGCACATGCGAAAATTTGTATTGGAGGAAGGCTGGGTGCCAAAAAAGCTTG ATGTCTACATAGATGTTCCTGATATCATAGATATCAGCTACATGCGAAGCAAAGGCCTTCAACCAGGGGAGGAGTTGTTACCAGATGGGG TCCCTGAGGCAGAGGTGGAATCAAATAACCCTGTGGCCAATGAGGATATTGTTGCCCAGCTTGTCTCAATGGGGTTCAATCATCTGCCTTGCCAGAAAGCTGCTATAAATACCTCAAATGTTGGAGTAGAAGAGGCTATGAATTGGTTGCTTGCTCACATGGATGACCCAG ATATAGATGTTCCTGTTTCCCAAGGGGCACATGGTAATGAAGTTGATCAATCGAAAGTTGATACTCTACTATCATTTGGTTTTCAAGAAGAAATTGCTCGAAAGGCACTTAAGGCATCG GGTGGTGACATTGAGAAAGCTACAGATTGGATATTCAACAATCCTGATGCTTCTGTTTCATCTGACATGGACACCTCCACATCAAGCTCTAAACCTACTTCTGATGACACTGAATTACCAGATGGAAGAGGGA GATACGGGCTTTTTGGGATAGTGAGCCACATGGGAACCTCTACCCACTGTGGACATTATGTTGCTCACGTCCTGAAAGATGGCAGATGGGTAATCTTCAACGACAACAAGGTTGCGGCCTCCATAAACCCCCCCAAGGACATGGGGTATTTGTACTTCTTTGAGAGGCTTGACAGCTGA
- the LOC118047526 gene encoding ubiquitin carboxyl-terminal hydrolase 14 isoform X4, with protein sequence MELLRSNLSRVRIPEPTNRIYKHECCVSFETPRSEGGLFVDMTTFLAFGKDYVDWNYEKTGNPVYLHIKQTRKVVPEDRPSKKPTLLAIGVEGGFDNNEPQYEETHNIVILPDYVTFPFPSVELPEKVRLAVDAIIMAEGAERKEQLAAWTADKKQVSAYAMNLPQIDNGVIVPPSGWKCVKCDKKDNLWLNLTDGMILCGRKNFDGTGGNNHAIEHYKETSYPLAVKLGTITSDLEAADVFSYPEDDSVVDPLLAQHLAFFGIDFSALQKTEMTTAERELDQNTNFDWNRIQESGQDSKLIHGPGYTGLANLGNSCYMAATMQVVFSTRSFNSRYYTNQSLKMAFEMAPADPTVDLNMQLTKLAHGMLSGKYSVPAPEKDDEENAAISTTNKQEGIPPRMFKAVIAASHPEFSSMRQQDALEFFLHFLDQVERVNGGSSALDPSRSFKFGIEERILCPSGKVGFNKRLDYILSLNIPLHEATNKEELEAFHKLKAEKISEGKDVSSDEIVRPRVPLAACLANYSAPEEIQDYYSTALKAKTTALKTAGLTSFPDYLVLHMRKFVLEEGWVPKKLDVYIDVPDIIDISYMRSKGLQPGEELLPDGVPEAEVESNNPVANEDIVAQLVSMGFNHLPCQKAAINTSNVGVEEAMNWLLAHMDDPDIDVPVSQGAHGNEVDQSKVDTLLSFGFQEEIARKALKASVKICFLFF encoded by the exons AGGTCTGAAGGCGGGTTGTTTGTCGACATGACCACATTTCTTGCTTTTGGGAAAGATTATGTGGATTGGAATTATGAGAAGACTGGAAACCCTGTTTATTTACACATAAAGCAAACCAGGAAGGTGGTCCCTGAAGATCGGCCTTCCAAGAAACCAACTCTTTTGGCTATAG GTGTTGAAGGGGGATTTGACAACAATGAACCTCAATATGAAGAAACTCACAATATAGTTATATTACCTGATTATGTTACTTTTCCATTCCCTTCAGTGGAGTTGCCAGAGAAG GTAAGGTTGGCTGTTGATGCTATCATAATGGCTGAAGGTGCAGAGAGGAAAGAGCAACTCGCTGCCTGGACAGCTGATAAGAAGCAAGTTAGTGCATATGCAATGAATCTACCACAGATTGACAATGGTGTTATTGTCCCACCATCTGGATGGAAATGTGTCAAGTGTGACAAAAAAGATAATTTGTGGCTAAATCTTACTGATGGAATGATTCTTTGTGGTCGAAAGAATTTTGATGGAACTGGAGGCAACAACCACGCCATTGAACATTACAAGGAGACAAGCTACCCTCTTGCTGTGAAGCTTGGGACAATAACCTCTGATCTTGAAGCAGCAG ATGTTTTCTCATATCCAGAGGATGATAGTGTTGTGGACCCGCTTTTAGCACAACATTTGGCATTTTTCGGCATTGATTTTTCTGCCTTACAAAAG ACTGAAATGACTACTGCTGAGAGGGAACTTGACCAGAATACCAACTTTGATTGGAACCGAATTCAGGAAAGTGGACAGGATTCGAAACTCATTCATGGACCTGGTTATACAGGACTTGCGAATCTTGGAAACAG CTGCTACATGGCAGCAACGATGCAAGTTGTGTTCTCAACACGTTCCTTCAATTCACG ATACTACACTAACCAAAGCTTAAAAATGGCATTTGAGATGGCTCCTGCTGATCCAACTGTAGACTTAAATATGCAGCT TACAAAGCTGGCACATGGTATGCTGTCCGGCAAATACTCGGTTCCAGCACCCGAG AAGGATGATGAAGAGAATGCTGCTATCTCAACAACCAAC AAACAGGAAGGTATACCCCCTCGTATGTTCAAAGCAGTTATTGCTGCCAGCCATCCTGAGTTTTCTTCCATGAGGCAACAG GATGCATTGGAATTCTTCCTACACTTTCTTGATCAAGTTGAACGTGTTAATGGCGGGAGTTCTGCGTTGGATCCTTCAAGGAGTTTCAAGTTTGGAATTGAAGAACGTATCCTGTGTCCATCTGGAAAAGTTGGGTTCAATAAAAGGCTTGACTATATTCTCTCTTTGAATATTCCCCTACATGAAGCTACCAATAAag AAGAACTAGAAGCCTTCCACAAATTGAAAGCAGAAAAGATTTCTGAAGGAAAGGATGT GTCCAGTGATGAAATTGTGCGTCCAAGGGTTCCCCTAGCAGCATGCCTTGCTAATTATTCAGCTCCAGAGGAGATACAAGATTACTATAGCACTGCCTTGAAGGCTAAGACAACAGCACTGAA GACTGCTGGTCTAACTTCATTCCCTGATTATTTGGTGTTGCACATGCGAAAATTTGTATTGGAGGAAGGCTGGGTGCCAAAAAAGCTTG ATGTCTACATAGATGTTCCTGATATCATAGATATCAGCTACATGCGAAGCAAAGGCCTTCAACCAGGGGAGGAGTTGTTACCAGATGGGG TCCCTGAGGCAGAGGTGGAATCAAATAACCCTGTGGCCAATGAGGATATTGTTGCCCAGCTTGTCTCAATGGGGTTCAATCATCTGCCTTGCCAGAAAGCTGCTATAAATACCTCAAATGTTGGAGTAGAAGAGGCTATGAATTGGTTGCTTGCTCACATGGATGACCCAG ATATAGATGTTCCTGTTTCCCAAGGGGCACATGGTAATGAAGTTGATCAATCGAAAGTTGATACTCTACTATCATTTGGTTTTCAAGAAGAAATTGCTCGAAAGGCACTTAAGGCATCGGTAAAGATAtgcttcttgttcttttag